The sequence TTCGTCGTCTCCTCTCAGTCCCCGTCCCCGTTGTCTACGTACGTCGTTATCGAGTCCTCGTTACTGCCGACGATGACGACGACGGTCGTATCCCCGTCGAACGACCGTTCGGTCTCCATCGTCAGTTCGACGACGGCTCCCGGCTCCCAGTCGCCGCCGCCCCCACTGAGGAGACGCACGTCGTCCGGGATGGTGTGTGACCCGTCGACGATCACGTCGATCTTCCCGGATTCCGCAGGGATGGTGGTCGACCCCACGTTCTTCACCAGCAGCGTGACGTTCCCGCTGCCATCCTCGACGATCGACTCCGACTGCGATTCGTCGCTGATGATGACGAAATCGGTCTCGATATCCTCGGCGACCGACGAGCCTCGTACCTCGATCGCATCGCTCATCGACCCGACTTCGACGACGACCGTCCCGGCGACTGCGGTCGCGATGAGCAGACTCCCGATGAACATGATCAAATGCGTCGACGATACACTCGACATCTAACTACTCACCACTCCCTTCTCCGTTGCCCGCCTCGAACTCGAGGGAGGCTGCTGTCGATATTCCACGTTCACTCGTGAGTTGGACGCGATCGTCTACGTCGTCTTCGTCGTCGTACTCCGATGAGTCGTAGGCGTCGATCGACTCCGAATCGATCTCGATGGACAGACTCGAGCCCGGCGTCCAGACGTCGCTGTCGAATCGTTCGCTGTCTCCGTCGATCACCACAGTCTCCTCGTCCGATGCGTTCGTGGGGTAGTACTCGCCGTTGACGAGCACGTCGGTGTCGGTCACCGAAAGAGAGCCGGCACCGGTGTTGGTCGCGTTCACGTACGTGCGATCGCTGTCGTTGTGATACACGAATTCGTCGATCGTGATCTCGAAATTGTGGGTGTCCCTGAGTTGCTCCTGCTGGCTCGAGAACGCCTCGCCGGTCGCGGCGCTCACGTTGAACAGGGCTGGAAACATCAGGCTGAGTGCCACGAGCACGCCGATCAGGATGACGAGGACGGCGCCGCTCGTACTGAACCCCATACCGAGTGCAGATGTATGTCTGTGTGAAAAGCGTGCTGGCCATCAGGTTGCGGTGAGCTAGACAGCGTCGAAGACAGGTCGTCCGGTGACCGACGCTCGAGGAGAAAGGTTGTTTCGGCACACGTGTGTGAAAGACAACACCTAATGGCGAGTGTTCGACGGGTGTTATTTTGGCGTGAATATCACAGGGCTACCCGTTCGCTGTTACCCCTCATGGCGGGACTGACCAGTACCGATGAGAAAAATGGATCGGACGAAAACGGACTCGAGGGCGACTGAGAACTGCGACAGTCCGTCTACAGTCGAACTGCCTGTCCCTCCTGATTGAGCAGGCTTGGTGCTGAGAGATGAACCGACGTGACTGCTCCCGATGGAGAGACGATGTCCAGCGTCACCTCGTCATTCTGGCCGAACGCGTTACCGTCGGAGTCTGCAAACGGTTGTTCTTCACCGTCGAAGACGAGTTGATACTGGCGGTCTTCGTGGCTCAGCACTGCGTTATCGGGTTCGAGCGTGCCGCCGTCGATGTCTCGGGCCGCAAAATGTTCCTGGTCGGGGTTGTCAACATCATCTTGCTCGTAACTCAACACCTCTTGACCGCCGGGCCCGTTCACGATCACGACCGTTCTGTTGAGGTCAATTTGATCGGACCCCGGTGCTCTCGAGACCGTGACGAGAATGTCACCGATTTCGCCCTCCTCTTCGTCAGCGACAATTCCGACGGCTGAACCGGTATCTATTCGCTCCGAAACGAGGTCGATCGTCTCTTCACCGGTCGCTTCCGCCTGCGACTGCAGCATCCCGGCGGTGTTGATCAGCACACCGGCTGCAATGGCGGCGACCAGCACCATCGCGATGAACACGATGAGCGTGCCGATCCCTACCTGACCTCGTTCTGTCGACGTTGTGTATGAGTGTTCCATATCGTCCACCTCGTGTTCCGAATCCGCTTCCCTCCCATTCCGGCCCCCACCGGTTTTCGTCTCCCTCGAGACGACCCTCGAGCGACGAACTACTCTTGTATCTATTGTTTGTAACTAACCTGTCTTAATACTGATGGGCGACTCGAGTGCTGAGGTACAGTTGCCGCAACCGGAGTCACCACTGAACGTCAGTCCACACCCGATCCACGACGGCTGGTAATCGGTGTGGAAACCGTTTGAGCTGTTGCTATCGGCAACGATGAAAGAAAAATGTACGAGATCAGCTAGAGGCGAACTGCTTCGCCATCCTCGCTAAAGAGGGATGGGGCACGCAATTCCACCTGGGTTGTGGCACCGGATGGCGATACGATGTCGAGCGTTGCCGTATCTCCTGCACCGAACGCATTCCCTTCATCATCTTCAAACGGTGCCTGGTCCCCATCCATAGTGATCACCAGATCACCATTTGTTTCGGAGAGGATTGGATCCTCACCTTCTTCGATTTCTCCTTCACCCGGGTCCTCTACATCAAAGTTGTGCTCATCATCGTGGTAAGTGAGGATCTCTTGACCACCCGGTCCAACTGCCTGGATGATCGTCTGGTTGAGGTCGATATCTGAGGCACCAGCCGCCCCAGTTACGGTGAGCCGGATCTCATCCAGCGCTTCAGGATCATCCTCACCAGCCTCCTCCACAATACCGACCGTACTCGTCACGTCGATTCGTTCAGACACGAGGTCCGTGCTCTCTTCACCGGTCGCTTCCGCCTGTGACTGCAGCATCCCGGCGGTGTTGATCAGCACACCGGCAGCGATTGCAGCGACCAGCACCATCGCGATGAACACGATGAGCGTACCGATCCCCACCTGACCACGTCCGTCAGCAGAGTCGTTCGTAAACATGATTACAACCTCACCGATTCTTCGTCGTCAATGATCGTGGTCGGGATGCGGAGCTCTTTCTCGGTGGACGCACCGGAATCAGTGGTGAAGATAACGGTTCCCCGTTCACCTTCACTCATTGGATCCCACGCCTCGACGTCTCCATCCTCAGTGTCCCCGTCTCCGAGATAAATTTCTATCTCAGCTCGAGCGTTACTGTCGATGAGGACAGTTTCTGACTGAAGACCCTGGATATTCTCTAGGTGACCCTCCTCGAGCTCGATCGTTTCTTCTCCTTGCTCACCGATAAACTGAACCGTCACTTCTTCAAGATCCACCGGATCCGAACCAGGTGCGGTGGCCATGACGAACTTCAGATCAGTAATTGCGTTTTCTCCTTCGCCGTCTTCTCCAATTGTACCAGAGGTACTGACGATGTCGAGTCTGTCACTCACCTGTGCCGTCGATTCCTCACCGGTGGCTTCTGCCTGCGACTGCAGCATCCCAGCGGTATTGATCAGTACACCTGCGGCAATAGCAGCGACCAGCACCATCGCGATGAACACGATGAGCGTGCCGATCCCCACCTGACCGCGCTCTCGGTCTGTATCCTTCGTAAACATGTGTAGGGGGTAACACCCGTTTCGATCGGGCGTCGACTCAACCTCTACACTATCGGGTATTAAACCTGAGCCAGTATTTTCAAATATGGAAACGAACGCAGGCCCCCAATACCGTTCGTTTCGACACGAGTAGCACGCTGAATAATCGACTCTCTCGAGTGCCACCACATCGCACAATCGAAAATTACACTTATCCAACAGTACGCCGACCGCGCTGGAAACCCTCCTCTGAAACTCGTTTTCACGATCGAAATATCGGTTACGATGACATTGCTGGCGGCAAGTACGGTTTTGGTCTTGCGCTCGTAACGGCAGGGTATGGACCCGACCGAGGTACTGGGGAATCTGGGCAAAAAGTACAGCCCAGACATCCTCCGGTCTGCCGCCGAACCGAAGTCGGCACAGGAACTCAGCGACGAGCTGGACATCCCCGTGACGACCAGCTACCGCCGGGTCGAAGCACTGGCCGAACTCGGACTGCTCGCAGACGACGAAGAGGGCCGCGACTTCGGAGAGACGGGCCGAAGCCAGACGCTCTACCGTCGAAACGTCGAGGAGATCGTGATCCGGTTCGACGGCGACGAGATGACCGTCGACTCCGTCGAACGCGAGGAGACAGATCAGCGACTGGCCAGCGTCTGGGACGACCTGAGCCGAAGCGTTGGTGGTGACGACTGAGATGGAACTCGTCGAGATCCTCTATATCGTCTTCAGTGGCACCCTGATCGCCTCCGGCCTCGTCATGGCGGGCATGGCCGTGCAGGCGTACGCGGAGACCGAACGGCGATCGATGGTCCTCCTCTCGATCGGCTTTACGCTGATCGTCGCCGCCGCCTCCGCCACGACCATCTCCGCGTTCGTCAACGACTTCCAGAATCCCCGGACGCTGCTGACGGTCAACTACTTCGTAACCACGCTCGGCTTCCTCGCGGTCATCGCGAGCCTGTACGCCGAGTGAGCGTTCACACCCGTTTCGGCTCACGGCTGTCACGATCCCCGATCGAGAGACGGCGACCGGCCGCGACACTTATTTCTCCCAGACCGACTTATCACCAGTATGGACATCATCGACGGAAGCAAGATCGAATGCTCTCGCTGTGATACGGTCGTCTCTCTCGAAGACGCAAACGTGCTGGGGAAAACCAACAACCGGACCTACGCGAAACCACTCTGTGACGACTGCCTCTCCAAAGTTGGGGTGCCGAAGGGGTACGAACTCGAGCGCGACGTGAGTTATCTCATCCAGGACTGAGCTCGATGTCGACCGGCGATCCCCGATGGGGAGAAAAGCAGACCAGCCTATCTTTCTACGAGGCCGTTGTTTTCGACGGACACGAATCAGACAATTCCTCGACAACCCACGTTCAGCAACAAAATGGGCATGTAACCGTCATCTATCGATAACATGACGTACACCGAGGCGGTCACACCGCCCACTCAAATGCACAATATCGGGACTCCGAGGCCGGAACGTTCGAGACACCCTCTCGAACCCCTGTGGGGTCTCGGCTACGAGATAATTCCGAGTCCCCTGCCGGGATAGGAGCAACGGCGGTGTGGGCCCGTCCTCAGAAATCTTTGATTTCTGATGGGCTGTGCGAGACCTCCGTACTCGTGAACGCCATCGGCCTGTCATCTCGATCGGTCGTCAACCAGCAAATATCCCACCCCAGCGGTACGGTGCCGTGGGATGCCTCGCCGTCGTCGGGCTATGCCCGACTGCCTGAGGGATCTTCGATCCCTCTCCGGTTACGGCGAAGAGGAGGTCACTTGCTGTTCATCGCTTCGCTCGCGATATTGCGACCGCGCGGCTTCAACGCGACCTCACGTCGTATCCGCACTTCCTCGAGGACGTCCAGTTCGATCAGTCGTTCGTAGATCTCTTCGACCGTGTCGATGTCGAGGCCGAGGAACTCCGGGACTTCGAACGGCGAGACGCCGGAGTAGATCGCCATCAGCACTTCCTCTTCTTTCGCCGAGAGGTCGATCTGCGACGCGTTTTTCTCGGCCCCGCGGTCGAGCACCGACTTGAGCATCGCGACGTTCTGTTTCGACCCCGAGAGGTAGGTCTGGACGCTCGAGTCGTCTTCGGTGTGTTCGGCCTCGATGACGGGGCGGTCGCTGCCGCGGACGGTTCGTTCGTCGGTTTCGACGGTACCGACGTCGTCGACTTCGATCTGGACGAAGGTGCCGTCTTCGACGGCGAAGTTGGCGACGCCGGTGTCGATCTTGACGCGGGCTTTCCGCCAGGAGGTATCCTGGACGACGCCGCCTTTCACGGCCGGATGCTTGATGAGGACGATTTCGCCGTCAAGAATCGCCTTCTGGATCTGGAGTTCGAACTCGTCGACCTCCTCCATCGAGATCAGGTAGACGTTCGGTCCGTAGTTGATGCTGATGTAGTTCGAGACCTTCGCGACGGTCTGGTTGACGTCGTAGCGGCCCTTGATCGACTGGATTTTCGAGAGCGGGATCGTCTCTTTGCCCTCGTTGCCGACGATCACCAGCCGCTTGTTCGAGAGGACGATCCGGCCGTTCGACCAGCCTGTATCCGACAGTTTCCGGCCGTCGCGGATCACCTGCGTGAACTTTCCGGTGACGTCGGCGAGTTTAGTTTCGGACTTGCTCATGCGAGATCACCACTCGGTGCGCCGATGCCGCCGAGTTTCGACAGTGCGGAGAAGCCACGCTTCCGGAGCTCGTCGTCTTCGGTCCGGTCGACGAATCCCTCGATCCGACGGCGGGCCTGATCGGTGCCGATCTTCCCGAGGACGAACAGCGCCTTGCTGCGAGTGGCGACGTCCTCGTGGTCGTTTTCGACCAGTTTCAGGAGCCGGTCCTCGAGGTCGCCGCCGTCGAGCAAGGCGAGGCTGGTCGCCGCGAACTTCGCGGTCATCTCGTCGTCGTCCGAGAGCGTCTCGATCAACGCTTCCTGGGCCTCTGCCCGGAACTCCTCGGTGGCGACTCGGCCGAGGAGCCAGGCGGCGTTTCGTCGCTGGGCCGTCTCCGTGCTGCGGTCGAGGATCTCGATCAGCGGTTCGACCGCCTCGCGTTCGCCCGCTTTGGCGAGTTCGTCGACGATCTTCTCGCGAACCTGATGGCTCGCCTCGGCCGGTGCCTCAGAGAGCAACTGGACGAGCGAGAACATGGCGGTCCGCCTGACGGCGTCGGAGTCGTCGGACAGGGCGTTGGCGAGAATCTCGACGGCTTCGATGCTTCCGAGCCGTCCGAGTGCGTCGACGGCGATCCGGCGAAGCACCTCGTCTTCGTCGTCGGCGATGTCGATGAGTTCGTTCAGCGCGTTGGTGGTCCCGATGTCCGCGAGCGCGTAGGCGACCTCGATGCGAACCTCGTAGGCGTCTTCGTGGAGTCGCTTCGACAGGGCCGGGACGCTTTCCGGTGAGCCAATCCGTCCGAGTGCGAGCGCGATCCGCTTTCGGACGCGCGGGTCCGGATCCTCGATGTGCTGAACGAGCGTGTCGACCACGTTGTCAGCACCGAGGCGACCGAGGCCGGTCGCAGCGGCCATCCGGAGTTCCGGCAGGTCGGCCTGTAATCCGCCGGCCAGAATCTGGGCTTTCTTCCACTCCGCGACTTCCTCGATGTCTTCTCCGGAGATGTCGCCGATGAACTGCTCGAGGGCGTCCTGTCCGTACTGGTCGAGAGCGTCGATCGCCGCCGCCCGGACCACCTCGTTATCGTCGTCTTTCGCGACGTCGACGAGGACGTCGATAACATCGTCCCGGGGACAGGTATTCGGCCCGGTGTCGACCTCGAGTCCACCGAGGATCTCCGCCGCCCGGCGGCGAATGTTCGGGTTCGGACTCTCTTCGACGTACGTGATGAGCCCGTCGAAGTCGGCGTTTCGTTCGAGTTCGAATAATGTCACGTCGATCACCT is a genomic window of Natrarchaeobaculum aegyptiacum containing:
- a CDS encoding flagellin, translating into MSSVSSTHLIMFIGSLLIATAVAGTVVVEVGSMSDAIEVRGSSVAEDIETDFVIISDESQSESIVEDGSGNVTLLVKNVGSTTIPAESGKIDVIVDGSHTIPDDVRLLSGGGGDWEPGAVVELTMETERSFDGDTTVVVIVGSNEDSITTYVDNGDGD
- a CDS encoding archaellin/type IV pilin N-terminal domain-containing protein, with translation MEHSYTTSTERGQVGIGTLIVFIAMVLVAAIAAGVLINTAGMLQSQAEATGEETIDLVSERIDTGSAVGIVADEEEGEIGDILVTVSRAPGSDQIDLNRTVVIVNGPGGQEVLSYEQDDVDNPDQEHFAARDIDGGTLEPDNAVLSHEDRQYQLVFDGEEQPFADSDGNAFGQNDEVTLDIVSPSGAVTSVHLSAPSLLNQEGQAVRL
- a CDS encoding archaellin/type IV pilin N-terminal domain-containing protein encodes the protein MFTNDSADGRGQVGIGTLIVFIAMVLVAAIAAGVLINTAGMLQSQAEATGEESTDLVSERIDVTSTVGIVEEAGEDDPEALDEIRLTVTGAAGASDIDLNQTIIQAVGPGGQEILTYHDDEHNFDVEDPGEGEIEEGEDPILSETNGDLVITMDGDQAPFEDDEGNAFGAGDTATLDIVSPSGATTQVELRAPSLFSEDGEAVRL
- a CDS encoding archaellin/type IV pilin N-terminal domain-containing protein; this translates as MFTKDTDRERGQVGIGTLIVFIAMVLVAAIAAGVLINTAGMLQSQAEATGEESTAQVSDRLDIVSTSGTIGEDGEGENAITDLKFVMATAPGSDPVDLEEVTVQFIGEQGEETIELEEGHLENIQGLQSETVLIDSNARAEIEIYLGDGDTEDGDVEAWDPMSEGERGTVIFTTDSGASTEKELRIPTTIIDDEESVRL
- a CDS encoding winged helix-turn-helix domain-containing protein, coding for MDPTEVLGNLGKKYSPDILRSAAEPKSAQELSDELDIPVTTSYRRVEALAELGLLADDEEGRDFGETGRSQTLYRRNVEEIVIRFDGDEMTVDSVEREETDQRLASVWDDLSRSVGGDD
- a CDS encoding DUF7521 family protein, which translates into the protein MELVEILYIVFSGTLIASGLVMAGMAVQAYAETERRSMVLLSIGFTLIVAAASATTISAFVNDFQNPRTLLTVNYFVTTLGFLAVIASLYAE
- a CDS encoding CheF family chemotaxis protein — protein: MSKSETKLADVTGKFTQVIRDGRKLSDTGWSNGRIVLSNKRLVIVGNEGKETIPLSKIQSIKGRYDVNQTVAKVSNYISINYGPNVYLISMEEVDEFELQIQKAILDGEIVLIKHPAVKGGVVQDTSWRKARVKIDTGVANFAVEDGTFVQIEVDDVGTVETDERTVRGSDRPVIEAEHTEDDSSVQTYLSGSKQNVAMLKSVLDRGAEKNASQIDLSAKEEEVLMAIYSGVSPFEVPEFLGLDIDTVEEIYERLIELDVLEEVRIRREVALKPRGRNIASEAMNSK
- a CDS encoding HEAT repeat domain-containing protein; protein product: MTLFELERNADFDGLITYVEESPNPNIRRRAAEILGGLEVDTGPNTCPRDDVIDVLVDVAKDDDNEVVRAAAIDALDQYGQDALEQFIGDISGEDIEEVAEWKKAQILAGGLQADLPELRMAAATGLGRLGADNVVDTLVQHIEDPDPRVRKRIALALGRIGSPESVPALSKRLHEDAYEVRIEVAYALADIGTTNALNELIDIADDEDEVLRRIAVDALGRLGSIEAVEILANALSDDSDAVRRTAMFSLVQLLSEAPAEASHQVREKIVDELAKAGEREAVEPLIEILDRSTETAQRRNAAWLLGRVATEEFRAEAQEALIETLSDDDEMTAKFAATSLALLDGGDLEDRLLKLVENDHEDVATRSKALFVLGKIGTDQARRRIEGFVDRTEDDELRKRGFSALSKLGGIGAPSGDLA